GCACCCTTTTCCCCGGAAGAAGGCGGCAGGTAGCGGTCCACGTCCATGTCGTCCACGTTCATGGTCGCGGTCACGATGGGACGGGCAAAGTTGCGCACCGAGGCATTGCCGTCCATGCGCGTGTCATCCAGCACGATGTTCAGATTCTCCAGGGATGCGGAGTTCGTGGTCCCGGAAAGCTTCAGGGACAGGGAGGCCTTGCCCAGCACGGCCGGATCAGAGGTCTTCGGCGCCTCGATCTTCAAATTTTCCATAACGTTGCGCGGCGAGAATTCCGCAATGGACAACTCGCCGACATAGGCCGGAGAATCCTTGAGTCCCTGCACGGACATGGTCCCGGAAATCTTCATGCCCAGCACGGACAGCAGCATGTCCCGGACGGACGCGCTTCCGCCTTCGAGGTCCAGCGTTGCTATGCCGGACAGTTCTGGGCGCACGGTCAGGCCATCCCCGGCCGCGAGACCAAAGGACAGGGTAAAGGTGAACGGCTTTGCCCCGGCCATTTCGCCGATCTTCAGATTCAGATCGGTCAGTGCCGCCTTCTGCCCGGCCTGCCGGTCGTCCCACGTCACGCTGGCGTTGGCAATGCGCACACCGCCCACGGACAGGGACGAAATGGACATGGGCTTGCCGCCCTCTGCTTCCTGCACGGGTTCGGATGCAGGCTCCGCCTTTTCGGACGCGCCGCCCTTGGCGAGATCATCCCAGTTGGAGCGGCCCTTTTCATCCCGGGACAGATTCAGGGCAAAACCTTCCAGCGACACTTCGCCCACCTCGATGTTGCCGGACAGCAGCGGCAGGATGCGAATGGAAACACCGGCCCTGGCAATGCTCACCATCTGGTCGGGGGCGAATCCCGGGGCATTGCCCAGCGCCACAGGGCCCAGTTCCAGCCCGAGCCACGGGAAAAAGGTGAATCCGATGTCCCCCTCGAAAACAAGTTCACGTCCGGTCTGCTCCCGGACCAGCCGCGCCATGTCATCCTTGTAGTCGTTGGGGTCCACCACGGCCACCAGCACCACGGCTGCGGCCACCAGCAGCACGACCACGCCGAGAATTGTCCCCGATATCCACTTCAGTGCCTTGCTCATACGTTCCATCCTTGTTTCATCAGCAGGCCGATCCGGCCCGATTCATTGCGTTGGGCACAGCGTATCACGCGAAGGAAAAAAGGAACAGGAATTCCGTATGCGGAAGCGGTTCTTCCGGGCCGGGACCGGCGTGAACTATTGCCCACGCGTCCCGTATCTGATACTTAACGACGTTGCTCATTCGTTCACGGCCCGCAACCACGCAAGGAGAAACCACATGGCCAGGAAAGCCGCCAATCCCGAAGAGCTGCGCAAGGAAGCGCTGGGCACGGCCCTGACTTCCATCGAACGCAAGTTCGGCAAGGGATCAATCATGCGCCTCGACGACGAGGCATCGCACAACATCCCGGTCATTCATACCGGGTCCATCGGGCTCGACCTCGCTCTGGGCATCGGTGGTGTGCCGCGCGGCCGCGTCATTGAAATCTACGGCCCGGAATCCTCGGGCAAGACGACACTGGCCCTGCACATCGTGGCGCAGGCACAGGCCAACGGCGGCAACGCCGCGTTCATCGACGCGGAACACGCCCTTGATCCGTCCTATGCCAAACGTCTCGGGGTCAAGACCGAGGAACTCCTCATTTCCCAGCCCGACTATGGTGAACAGGCTCTGGAGATCGCGGACCTGCTGGTGCGCTCCGGCGCAGTGGACGTGGTGGTCATCGACTCGGTGGCCGCACTCATTCCGCAGGTCGAACTGGAAGGCCAGATGGGCGAAACCCAGGTGGGCGGACAGGCCCGGCTCATGTCCCATGCCCTGCGCAAGCTCACCGGCACCATCCACAAGTCCAACTGCGTGGTCATCTTCATCAACCAGATTCGCATGAAGATCGGCATGACCGGATACGGCAACCCCGAGACCACGTCCGGCGGCAACGCCCTCAAGTTCT
Above is a window of Pseudodesulfovibrio tunisiensis DNA encoding:
- the recA gene encoding recombinase RecA, yielding MARKAANPEELRKEALGTALTSIERKFGKGSIMRLDDEASHNIPVIHTGSIGLDLALGIGGVPRGRVIEIYGPESSGKTTLALHIVAQAQANGGNAAFIDAEHALDPSYAKRLGVKTEELLISQPDYGEQALEIADLLVRSGAVDVVVIDSVAALIPQVELEGQMGETQVGGQARLMSHALRKLTGTIHKSNCVVIFINQIRMKIGMTGYGNPETTSGGNALKFYASVRMDIRRIQTLKDKDEVFGSKVRVKIVKNKVAPPFREAIFDVLYGQGISRMGEIIDMGVENGIVDKSGAWYAFGSEKLGQGKENVRSLLQENPDIAQAIEDQLLVHLGIKEAPTEQDGE
- a CDS encoding AsmA family protein, which gives rise to MSKALKWISGTILGVVVLLVAAAVVLVAVVDPNDYKDDMARLVREQTGRELVFEGDIGFTFFPWLGLELGPVALGNAPGFAPDQMVSIARAGVSIRILPLLSGNIEVGEVSLEGFALNLSRDEKGRSNWDDLAKGGASEKAEPASEPVQEAEGGKPMSISSLSVGGVRIANASVTWDDRQAGQKAALTDLNLKIGEMAGAKPFTFTLSFGLAAGDGLTVRPELSGIATLDLEGGSASVRDMLLSVLGMKISGTMSVQGLKDSPAYVGELSIAEFSPRNVMENLKIEAPKTSDPAVLGKASLSLKLSGTTNSASLENLNIVLDDTRMDGNASVRNFARPIVTATMNVDDMDVDRYLPPSSGEKGATGSQKSESPSAESAGGAQQEPDLSALRDQNVTAKLTIGKLKVANLRITDILAELRIKDGVLRLDPFSAHLYDGLAKLDFTLNANPARADWRAGTDLANFQAGPFLKDLVGKDHVLGTVVAKADVRGLGLTPDSVKRNLNGTASFAFTDGAINGVNVAKMLRDAFARIKGQPVSGDEPERTDFAELLGSAKITNGHVTNNDLLMKSPLLRVTGKGWADLPKDAVDYLATVTVVGTLKGQEGESIEELSGLPLPIYVKGSLANPSIGLDAKAMAEALFKDTFRKGTKDLEENLRKNILGTPEKSGEKSGGKIDPGKLIKGLFN